A single region of the Ursus arctos isolate Adak ecotype North America unplaced genomic scaffold, UrsArc2.0 scaffold_10, whole genome shotgun sequence genome encodes:
- the NHLRC3 gene encoding NHL repeat-containing protein 3, protein MPLCLANWRSPPRGPPPGAKRGGQWVSPRHVTWGRRPGNAPGNRYLSSDFRAPGSGFQDAHIQREELRLRGGADAVYSDEPRGAVWWPPAACGPYRLVMARFWVCLAGAGFFLTLLVLHSRFCGSPVLRKFAFQISWRTKEIPYRLDVGWPKHSEYFTGATFCVAIDTLSGLVYIAQRGDNIPKVLVFTEDGYFLRSWNYTVDTPHGIFAASTLHEQSVWITDVGSGSYGHTIKKYNSFGDLVQVLGTPGKKGTGLNPLQFDNPAELYVDDTGDIYIVDGDGGLNNRLIKLSQDFMMLWLHGERGTGPAKFNIPHSVTVDSSGRVWVADRGNKRIQVFDKDTGEWLGAWNNCFTEEGPSSVRFTPDGKFVIVAQLNLSRLLLAAAPPVGSIGNCSVIGTIQLADQVLPHLLDVSGKTGAIYVAEIGAKQVQKYVPMNSYFPSFGS, encoded by the exons ATGCCCTTATGTTTGGCGAACTGGAGAAGTCCGCCGCGTGGACCGCCCCCAGGGGCAAAAAGGGGTGGTCAGTGGGTCAGCCCGAGGCACGTGACCTGGGGGCGTCGACCTGGGAACGCTCCCGGAAACCGCTACCTGAGTTCTGATTTTCGTGCGCCCGGGTCTGGTTTTCAAGACGCTCACATCCAGAGAGAGGAGCTTCGGCTCCGAGGTGGGGCCGACGCCGTGTACAGCGACGAACCGCGTGGAGCTGTCTGGTGGCCACCAGCCGCCTGCGGACCCTATCGTTTGGTCATGGCGAGATTCTGGGTCTGCCTGGCCGGCGCTGGCTTCTTTCTTACATTACTAGTTTTGCATTCGCGTTTTTGTGGCTCCCCG gttttaaggaaatttgcttttcaaatttcctGGAGAACCAAGGAAATTCCTTATCGGCTGGATGTGGGTTGGCCTAAGCATTCAGAATACTTTACTGGAGCAACATTTTGTGTTGCGATCGACACCCTCAGCGGATTGGTTTACATAGCCCAG AGAGGGGATAACATCCCAAAGGTATTAGTGTTCACAGAGGATGGATATTTCCTACGATCCTGGAATTATACAGTTGACACACCTCATGGTATATTTGCAGCCAGTACACTACATGAACAGTCTGTCTGGATCACGGATGTAGGAAGTG GATCCTATGGTCatactattaaaaaatacaattcctTTGGTGATCTTGTTCAAGTCTTGGGTACCCCAGGCAAAAAAGGCACTGGTTTGAATCCCCTGCAGTTTGATAACCCTGCAGAATTATATGTAGACGACACAGGAGATATTTACATTGTGGATGGAGATGGAGGATTAAATAACAGATTGATCAAATTGTCCCAAG ATTTCATGATGCTTTGGCTGCATGGAGAACGTGGGACAGGGCCTGCTAAGTTCAACATACCTCACAGTGTTACTGTTGATTCATCTGGTCGG GTGTGGGTTGCTGACCgaggaaataaaagaattcaaGTATTTGATAAAGACACTGGGGAGTGGTTAGGAGCGTGGAATAATTGTTTCACAGAAGAGGGACCTTCTTCAGTcag ATTTACTCCTGATGGAAAGTTCGTGATTGTAGCCCAGCTGAACCTTAGCAGGCTCTTACTGGCGGCAGCGCCCCCAGTGGGGAGCATTGGCAACTGTTCTGTGATCGGCACAATCCAACTAGCAGATCAAGTCTTACCTCATCTCTTAGATGTCAGTGGGAAGACTGGAGCGATCTATGTAGCAGAAATTGGAGCAAAGCAAGTACAAAAATATGTCCCTATGAATAGCTATTTTCCTTCATTCGGTTCGTAA